The Methanoregula boonei 6A8 genome has a window encoding:
- a CDS encoding FKBP-type peptidyl-prolyl cis-trans isomerase: MKKSEKVKGKEKVAARSQQYKTAGIIVAVAAIIIACIAVYFVYFAAPAVVAVGDTINVTYTGTFDNGTVFDSNAGKSPLTFTVGGGQMIPGFDAAVRGMKVNEQKNVTLTPDQAYGAYNPALVRIVPTSQLPANQTYYPGEPLGFRSSVDGSEHIVYVVNVTDAGVAIDANSPLAGQNLTFAIKIDSIQKASSASTATVTP, from the coding sequence ATGAAGAAATCTGAGAAAGTCAAGGGAAAGGAGAAGGTGGCTGCACGCAGCCAGCAGTATAAGACTGCGGGAATCATCGTGGCGGTCGCAGCCATTATCATCGCCTGTATTGCGGTATATTTTGTGTATTTTGCTGCCCCGGCGGTAGTGGCAGTTGGGGATACAATTAATGTCACGTACACCGGAACGTTCGATAACGGGACCGTCTTTGATTCCAATGCCGGCAAATCCCCGCTCACCTTCACGGTCGGCGGCGGCCAGATGATCCCCGGGTTTGATGCGGCAGTACGGGGGATGAAGGTTAACGAGCAGAAGAATGTGACCCTTACTCCCGATCAGGCATATGGTGCCTATAACCCGGCGCTTGTGCGGATTGTTCCCACGAGCCAGCTCCCGGCCAACCAGACCTATTATCCCGGCGAACCCCTGGGATTCAGGAGCTCGGTGGATGGGAGTGAACACATTGTCTACGTGGTCAATGTTACGGATGCAGGTGTTGCTATTGACGCAAACTCCCCGCTTGCCGGCCAGAACCTGACGTTTGCCATTAAGATCGATTCCATCCAGAAGGCAAGTTCCGCCAGCACGGCAACGGTAACTCCATAA
- a CDS encoding nucleotidyltransferase domain-containing protein gives MVDAKVLETVNFFGTQLRNNGVRINNLILFGSSSTGTATMGSDIDIAIISEDFKNRDIFDRALLTKDAEMHTVKKFKVPLDVITLLRKNTGIKNP, from the coding sequence ATGGTTGATGCAAAAGTCCTCGAAACAGTAAATTTTTTTGGCACACAACTCCGGAATAACGGAGTCCGCATCAACAACCTTATCCTGTTCGGCTCATCGAGCACGGGTACTGCAACAATGGGAAGTGATATTGATATCGCAATAATCTCCGAGGATTTTAAAAACCGGGATATTTTTGACCGGGCACTTCTCACAAAAGATGCAGAGATGCATACCGTAAAAAAATTCAAAGTGCCCCTTGATGTAATCACGTTACTCCGGAAGAATACCGGGATCAAAAATCCCTGA
- a CDS encoding type II toxin-antitoxin system HicB family antitoxin has product MKTISEIRKGGIDFEIAIEQDEDGWVIVTIPALPGCVSQGKTESEAKKNSAEAIGLHLSALARDSLTRRLPGEPGGSP; this is encoded by the coding sequence ATGAAAACAATCAGTGAAATACGAAAAGGAGGAATTGACTTCGAAATCGCGATTGAACAGGATGAGGATGGCTGGGTTATCGTCACCATACCGGCACTCCCGGGCTGTGTCTCTCAGGGAAAGACCGAGTCAGAGGCGAAGAAAAATAGTGCAGAAGCCATCGGACTGCATTTAAGCGCGCTCGCCCGTGATAGCCTCACCCGGAGATTGCCCGGGGAACCCGGCGGATCACCATAA
- a CDS encoding C45 family autoproteolytic acyltransferase/hydolase, protein MDLLTGLVTISLMVPAVFAGVAGVHPGRASPAPRVTRRVLLTASRGDVDHIVIRGGTWEAIGYELGKLAKEKYGVKLLSFTSPAVGMEKEAYIRSVYPCLAEKIRGIKRAYGIDPADTSVDASILPLTVMTPACSALFLPPSMTASGHATSGRNTDWVAAPGKDGKKKFPKNSLEAIMTNLLGQAYVLELYPDNGYATLVLGSTELANVFTDGINEMGLVVQLLQDDEDVNTADPEAPLGGGKSTAISFSHAMRMVLEQCATVAEAKEKLRAVTMTVFGLAAMHALIFDTSGNAVIVEIDTKKNRVVFTDYKNIPVPLTNYAVHLHPDVTAMVPKYPDEPYDDTVRRRKLHDFVAGHAGKFTTDDVWNAMALVEANMDTAPDPHFTGEIFRPVWTVVTDAHDRSMVVKYFLRDGPGYDPVRKAHETVYAEPFTFWLRR, encoded by the coding sequence ATGGATCTCCTGACAGGGTTAGTGACCATTTCTCTTATGGTCCCGGCGGTTTTTGCCGGGGTTGCCGGCGTACACCCGGGCCGGGCCTCCCCAGCCCCCCGTGTAACCCGTCGCGTGCTGCTTACCGCATCCCGGGGGGATGTGGACCACATTGTCATCCGCGGGGGAACCTGGGAAGCAATCGGATACGAGCTGGGGAAGCTTGCAAAGGAAAAATACGGGGTAAAACTCCTTTCTTTTACCAGCCCGGCGGTGGGAATGGAGAAGGAAGCGTACATCAGGTCCGTTTACCCCTGTCTGGCGGAAAAGATCAGAGGGATCAAAAGGGCCTACGGAATCGACCCCGCCGATACCTCGGTCGATGCCTCGATCCTGCCCCTCACGGTCATGACCCCGGCCTGTTCCGCCCTCTTCCTTCCGCCATCGATGACGGCGTCGGGCCATGCCACGTCCGGGAGGAACACCGACTGGGTTGCCGCTCCTGGCAAAGACGGGAAAAAGAAATTCCCGAAGAATTCCCTGGAAGCGATCATGACCAACCTCCTGGGACAGGCCTACGTGCTGGAACTTTACCCCGATAACGGCTACGCGACCCTGGTGCTCGGGAGCACGGAACTCGCGAACGTGTTTACCGACGGGATCAATGAGATGGGACTGGTTGTTCAGCTCCTGCAGGATGACGAAGATGTGAACACCGCGGATCCGGAAGCCCCCCTCGGGGGCGGTAAGAGCACCGCAATCAGCTTCAGCCATGCGATGAGGATGGTGCTGGAGCAGTGCGCCACGGTTGCCGAAGCAAAAGAGAAACTCCGGGCAGTCACCATGACGGTATTCGGCCTGGCCGCCATGCATGCCCTGATCTTTGATACCTCAGGGAACGCTGTCATTGTGGAGATCGACACGAAGAAGAACCGGGTAGTCTTTACGGACTACAAAAATATCCCGGTCCCCCTGACCAACTATGCAGTTCACCTGCACCCGGATGTCACCGCAATGGTCCCGAAATATCCTGATGAGCCCTACGATGACACGGTCAGGAGGAGGAAACTGCATGATTTCGTGGCCGGCCACGCCGGGAAGTTTACCACGGATGATGTCTGGAATGCCATGGCTCTGGTCGAGGCAAACATGGACACTGCGCCGGACCCTCATTTCACCGGCGAGATCTTCCGGCCTGTCTGGACCGTGGTCACTGATGCCCATGACCGATCCATGGTTGTGAAGTATTTCCTCAGGGACGGTCCCGGCTACGACCCGGTCAGGAAGGCGCATGAAACCGTCTATGCCGAACCATTTACCTTCTGGCTCCGGAGATAA
- a CDS encoding thiamine pyrophosphate-dependent enzyme — protein sequence MADKSCELFDAGHRACGGCGAALAARLMLKAAGPESIVVSSTGCMEVFSTPYPETAWKVPWIHSLFENASAVASGIESSLKKQGRKEKVIVMAGDGATFDIGMLCISGAFERGHDITYICYDNEAYMNTGIQRSGATPYDASTTTSPAGSQSFGNKRPKKDMPAILAAHGSPYVATASIAYPNDLLQKVEKALNTVGPTYVQIHVPCCTGWGFEGEQTIAIAKLAIETGLWVNYEMVDGKVTKAKKVVRKPVEEYLKTQKRFRHLFKPKRQDAEIAAIQALADKNAEKYGIDIKIAKKE from the coding sequence ATGGCGGACAAATCCTGCGAACTTTTCGACGCCGGCCACCGGGCCTGCGGAGGATGCGGGGCGGCACTTGCCGCACGGCTCATGCTCAAGGCGGCCGGACCGGAGTCCATTGTCGTCTCTTCAACGGGCTGCATGGAAGTCTTCTCCACGCCGTACCCCGAGACTGCGTGGAAGGTCCCGTGGATACACTCGCTCTTTGAGAACGCTTCGGCAGTTGCCTCCGGGATAGAGTCCTCCCTCAAGAAGCAGGGCAGGAAAGAGAAAGTCATCGTGATGGCCGGCGACGGCGCGACCTTTGATATCGGGATGCTCTGCATCAGCGGCGCGTTCGAACGCGGCCACGATATCACCTACATCTGCTACGATAACGAGGCCTATATGAACACCGGTATCCAGCGGTCCGGTGCAACGCCGTACGATGCGAGTACGACCACGAGCCCGGCAGGCTCCCAGTCCTTCGGGAACAAGCGCCCGAAAAAGGACATGCCAGCGATCCTTGCGGCCCACGGTTCTCCCTATGTGGCAACGGCATCGATTGCCTACCCAAACGACCTGCTCCAGAAAGTGGAAAAGGCGCTCAACACCGTTGGCCCGACCTATGTCCAGATCCATGTACCCTGCTGCACCGGCTGGGGATTCGAAGGCGAGCAGACGATCGCGATTGCAAAACTCGCCATCGAGACCGGCCTCTGGGTGAACTACGAGATGGTGGACGGAAAGGTGACCAAGGCAAAGAAAGTGGTCAGGAAACCCGTCGAGGAGTACCTCAAGACCCAGAAACGGTTCCGCCATCTCTTCAAGCCCAAGAGGCAGGACGCCGAGATCGCGGCGATCCAGGCCTTGGCCGACAAGAATGCCGAGAAGTATGGCATTGATATCAAGATAGCGAAGAAAGAGTAA
- the porA gene encoding pyruvate synthase subunit PorA — translation MLEITEGSMAVAEAVRLCRPQVVSAYPITPQTHIVEALAEMVANGKLDADYITVESEFSALSACLGASAAGSRTYSATTSQGLALMYEVCFNVAGMRLPIVMTIANRAMGAPLSIWNDQQDSISLRDSGWLQFYAEDNQEATDLHYIAYKVAENPTVQLPAMVCFDGFILSHTYEPVDMISQEDADKYLPKFSPKERLDAADPISFGMYATPEYYLEFRYEIDKAVKEAAVAIRAAGAEFGKMFGRDYSALVEGYQLEDAETVIVAMGSICGTVKDTIDEMRKEGKKVGLLKIRVFRPFPSEDVAKALKGAKHVAVLDKNISLGAKGATALEVKDALYGSGIPVYDYIIGLGGRDVRKKDIREVVALAEKGKGDQFIGLRKEVL, via the coding sequence ATGCTTGAAATCACCGAAGGCTCGATGGCTGTCGCCGAGGCGGTCCGGCTCTGCCGCCCGCAGGTCGTCTCCGCGTACCCGATCACCCCCCAGACCCACATCGTCGAAGCGCTCGCCGAGATGGTTGCAAACGGGAAACTTGACGCGGACTACATCACGGTCGAGAGCGAGTTCTCCGCGCTCTCCGCCTGCCTTGGGGCGAGCGCCGCGGGATCCCGGACGTACTCCGCCACCACCTCGCAGGGCCTTGCCCTGATGTACGAGGTCTGCTTCAACGTGGCCGGCATGCGCCTGCCCATTGTTATGACCATTGCCAACCGGGCCATGGGCGCCCCGCTCTCCATCTGGAACGACCAGCAGGACTCGATTTCCCTGCGGGACTCCGGCTGGCTCCAGTTCTATGCCGAGGACAACCAGGAAGCAACCGACCTCCACTATATCGCCTACAAGGTAGCGGAAAACCCCACCGTGCAGCTCCCGGCGATGGTCTGTTTTGACGGATTTATTCTCTCGCATACGTACGAGCCGGTGGACATGATCTCGCAGGAGGATGCGGACAAGTACCTCCCGAAGTTTTCGCCAAAGGAACGGCTCGATGCAGCCGACCCCATCAGTTTCGGGATGTACGCAACGCCCGAGTATTACCTTGAGTTCCGGTACGAGATCGACAAGGCCGTCAAGGAAGCAGCGGTCGCGATCCGGGCAGCAGGGGCCGAGTTCGGGAAGATGTTCGGCCGTGACTACAGCGCTCTTGTCGAGGGCTACCAGCTTGAGGATGCAGAGACCGTGATCGTTGCCATGGGTTCGATCTGCGGTACCGTCAAGGACACCATCGACGAGATGCGAAAAGAAGGAAAGAAAGTCGGGCTTCTGAAGATCCGGGTCTTCCGCCCGTTCCCGTCAGAAGATGTGGCAAAGGCCCTCAAAGGCGCAAAGCACGTTGCCGTGCTCGACAAGAACATCTCGCTTGGCGCGAAAGGTGCCACCGCACTCGAAGTAAAAGACGCACTCTACGGTTCCGGCATCCCGGTGTACGATTACATCATCGGACTTGGCGGAAGAGATGTGCGCAAGAAGGACATCCGCGAGGTTGTCGCGCTTGCCGAAAAAGGTAAGGGAGATCAGTTTATCGGGCTGCGTAAGGAGGTGCTCTAA
- a CDS encoding 4Fe-4S binding protein: MALAIGCRARPGKSRDNKTGSWRVFKPIFDHGKCSKCGTCQIICPEGCITEDTEGFFDPDYAYCKGCGMCATECPKDAIAMKQEEK; encoded by the coding sequence ATGGCGCTTGCAATCGGCTGCCGGGCCCGGCCCGGAAAATCACGGGACAACAAGACCGGTTCGTGGCGGGTCTTCAAGCCCATCTTCGACCACGGCAAGTGTTCCAAGTGCGGGACCTGCCAGATCATCTGCCCCGAAGGTTGCATCACCGAAGATACCGAAGGGTTCTTCGATCCCGATTATGCCTACTGCAAGGGCTGCGGCATGTGCGCAACCGAGTGTCCGAAAGATGCGATCGCAATGAAACAGGAGGAGAAGTAG
- a CDS encoding pyruvate ferredoxin oxidoreductase subunit gamma — translation MRELRIHGRGGQGSVTAAELIAVAAFEGGVFSQAFPAFGVERRGAPVQAFVRFDDRKIRLRSQVYEPDYIIVQDSTLIKDVNVFSGVKKGGIVIVNTEKAPDYQVPEGVKLITIDATSIALKVIGLPITNTSLMGAFAAATGEIKFDALRNALYHRFPKELAEKNIEAARQAFEHVKGAAA, via the coding sequence TTGAGAGAACTTCGTATCCACGGCAGGGGTGGCCAGGGATCGGTCACCGCTGCGGAACTTATTGCTGTTGCTGCGTTTGAAGGGGGCGTTTTTTCGCAGGCGTTCCCGGCCTTTGGTGTCGAACGGCGCGGTGCCCCGGTGCAGGCATTCGTACGGTTTGACGACCGTAAGATCCGGCTCCGGAGCCAGGTGTACGAACCGGACTATATCATTGTCCAGGACAGCACGCTCATCAAAGACGTGAATGTTTTTTCGGGAGTAAAAAAGGGTGGCATCGTGATTGTCAATACCGAAAAGGCACCGGATTACCAAGTGCCCGAAGGCGTTAAGCTGATCACCATCGATGCGACATCCATTGCGCTCAAGGTGATCGGGCTTCCCATCACCAATACTTCCCTCATGGGAGCATTTGCCGCAGCAACCGGCGAGATCAAGTTCGATGCACTCAGGAATGCACTCTACCACCGGTTCCCAAAAGAGCTCGCGGAGAAGAATATCGAGGCAGCGCGGCAGGCGTTCGAGCACGTGAAGGGGGCGGCGGCATAA
- a CDS encoding methanogenesis marker 12 protein gives MFIGIDHGTTAMRFSSETGQFKLTREEATGFSVADLGRLCPPEEIEGIALCYSMGDNFSRITGIDKIKNRGIVSREGAGKHVGGGTKVFDEIKKSGLPTVVIPGLHRDSPTDPRFKAYSHQSSPEKIGIAFEVCQDLGDDVVVSDASSNTVTLLVSAGKLVGAFDACIFAPGTRHGALDVDAIRRVDAGECTANEAFQQAGVNYSLPDDESLRIRTVAMFSAMECAALLLLNPRAQVALAGSLAPLLAPEVESLLGTDVAVYDEWCASRGLARIAREVFSGAEEILGLDVDL, from the coding sequence ATGTTCATCGGGATCGATCACGGCACGACCGCCATGCGCTTCTCCTCAGAGACCGGGCAGTTCAAGCTGACGCGCGAGGAGGCCACCGGCTTTTCCGTTGCAGATCTCGGCCGCCTCTGCCCCCCCGAAGAGATCGAGGGGATCGCCCTGTGTTACTCGATGGGCGACAACTTCTCCCGGATTACCGGGATCGACAAGATAAAAAACCGGGGCATTGTCAGCCGCGAGGGTGCGGGCAAGCATGTCGGCGGCGGTACAAAGGTCTTTGACGAGATCAAAAAAAGCGGCCTGCCCACTGTGGTCATCCCCGGCCTGCACCGGGACTCCCCGACCGATCCCCGATTCAAGGCGTACTCCCACCAGTCCAGCCCGGAAAAGATCGGGATTGCATTTGAGGTCTGCCAGGACCTGGGAGACGATGTCGTAGTCTCGGATGCCAGTTCCAACACCGTGACCCTGCTTGTTTCGGCGGGAAAACTGGTCGGGGCATTTGATGCCTGTATCTTTGCCCCCGGCACCCGGCACGGTGCGCTGGATGTCGATGCCATCCGCCGGGTGGATGCGGGAGAATGCACCGCAAACGAGGCCTTCCAGCAGGCCGGGGTGAACTATTCCCTTCCCGATGACGAGTCCCTGCGTATCCGGACCGTGGCCATGTTCTCGGCCATGGAATGCGCGGCACTCCTGCTGCTCAACCCGCGCGCCCAAGTCGCGCTTGCCGGGTCACTTGCCCCCCTTCTTGCCCCTGAAGTTGAATCGCTTCTGGGCACGGATGTGGCCGTTTACGATGAATGGTGCGCATCCCGCGGTCTGGCACGTATTGCCCGCGAAGTCTTTTCCGGGGCAGAAGAGATCCTTGGCCTCGATGTGGATCTCTAG
- a CDS encoding NAD-dependent epimerase/dehydratase family protein, with protein sequence MFDVVTGGAGFIGSHLVDTLVAQGNEVLVIDSLCAGRRECIARHIDNGAARFVRADLLDDGWQEHIDGADRLFHLAADPDVRQSAINPDPTMQNNIMATYRVLEAMRRYEVTELVFTSTSTVYGDATVIPTPEDYAPLLPISVYGASKLACEALISSYCYSFGMKSWIYRFANIVGERSGHGVITDFIRKLRENPAELEILGDGKQAKSYLEVHECVAAMLFALRTRGTVNIFNIGSEDWIDVKSIAEIVAEEMHLPDVKFRFTGGERGWVGDVPRMQLSIERIKGKRWKPELGSRESVRLAARDLVRSG encoded by the coding sequence ATGTTTGATGTGGTGACAGGCGGGGCCGGGTTTATCGGCTCCCATCTGGTTGACACGCTCGTTGCCCAGGGTAACGAGGTGCTGGTCATCGACTCGCTCTGTGCAGGACGCCGGGAATGTATTGCCCGGCACATCGACAACGGCGCGGCCCGGTTTGTCCGGGCTGACCTGCTGGACGACGGCTGGCAGGAACATATCGATGGGGCGGACCGCCTCTTCCACCTTGCAGCGGACCCGGATGTCCGGCAGAGCGCCATTAATCCTGATCCCACAATGCAGAACAATATCATGGCCACGTACCGGGTTCTTGAGGCAATGCGCCGGTACGAGGTCACGGAGCTCGTGTTTACCTCCACATCCACCGTATATGGCGATGCAACCGTTATTCCCACGCCGGAGGATTATGCCCCCCTCCTTCCTATATCCGTGTACGGGGCAAGCAAGCTGGCCTGCGAGGCGCTGATCTCCTCGTACTGCTATTCCTTTGGCATGAAATCCTGGATCTACCGGTTTGCCAATATCGTGGGCGAGCGCAGCGGCCATGGCGTTATCACGGATTTCATCAGGAAACTCAGGGAAAACCCGGCCGAACTTGAGATCCTTGGGGACGGGAAACAGGCCAAGTCCTATCTTGAAGTACACGAGTGCGTTGCCGCCATGCTCTTTGCCCTGCGCACACGGGGGACAGTCAATATCTTCAACATCGGTTCCGAGGACTGGATCGATGTAAAGAGCATCGCCGAGATCGTGGCCGAGGAGATGCACCTGCCGGACGTGAAGTTCCGATTCACGGGAGGCGAGCGCGGCTGGGTGGGCGATGTGCCCCGGATGCAGTTGTCCATCGAACGGATCAAAGGCAAGCGCTGGAAGCCCGAACTTGGATCCCGGGAGAGCGTACGGCTTGCTGCCCGCGACCTGGTCCGATCCGGATAA
- a CDS encoding cofactor-independent phosphoglycerate mutase, which yields MKCILILGDGMADEQIPELGGKTPLEYAKTPNLDRMAQEGACGMLHTIPDGFEAGSDIANMSILGYAPEKYYTGRGPLEALSMGVDLAPTDVAYRCNIVTVRDEIMADFSAGHISSAEAAELFASLAPAVPRVLLRAGVSYRNLLVVPNGSAADSSAPHDIVGQPIAAYLPRNGDADILLSAMAKSREVFAGHPVNVARVRAGKLPATQIWPWSGGRRPAFPSFFEKYHRRGGMISAVDLLNGIARCAGMEVIKVPGATGYFDTDYMAKARYALDAIRRLDFVYVHIEAPDEAGHEGSIEEKVRAIENVDRVAGAIRAEFDGIIAVLPDHPTPIRIKTHSREPVPFVVTGKGTDSCTQFSEKEAQSGMLGTRKATELLSFLFA from the coding sequence ATGAAGTGTATCCTTATTCTTGGGGATGGCATGGCAGATGAGCAGATCCCGGAACTGGGGGGAAAGACCCCGTTAGAGTACGCAAAGACGCCCAACCTGGACCGGATGGCACAGGAAGGTGCGTGCGGCATGCTGCACACGATTCCTGATGGTTTTGAGGCGGGAAGCGATATCGCGAACATGTCTATCCTCGGGTATGCGCCGGAAAAGTACTATACCGGCCGCGGGCCCCTGGAAGCGCTGAGCATGGGCGTTGATCTCGCTCCGACCGATGTTGCATACCGGTGCAACATCGTGACTGTCAGGGATGAGATTATGGCGGATTTTTCCGCAGGCCACATCAGCAGTGCAGAAGCAGCGGAACTTTTTGCGTCTCTTGCCCCCGCGGTTCCGCGTGTTCTCCTCCGGGCCGGGGTCAGTTACCGCAACCTCCTTGTCGTCCCCAACGGGTCGGCAGCTGACTCCTCCGCACCTCATGATATCGTGGGCCAGCCGATCGCAGCCTACCTGCCCCGGAACGGCGACGCCGATATCCTGCTGTCTGCCATGGCAAAGAGCCGCGAGGTGTTTGCCGGCCACCCGGTAAACGTGGCACGCGTCCGGGCAGGAAAACTGCCGGCAACGCAGATCTGGCCGTGGAGCGGCGGGCGGCGCCCGGCCTTTCCTTCCTTCTTTGAAAAGTACCATCGCCGGGGAGGCATGATATCGGCCGTCGATCTCTTAAACGGCATTGCCCGCTGTGCCGGCATGGAGGTCATCAAAGTCCCCGGCGCCACGGGATATTTCGATACGGACTATATGGCAAAGGCACGGTATGCACTCGATGCAATCCGGCGCCTTGATTTTGTCTATGTCCATATCGAAGCTCCCGATGAGGCCGGGCACGAAGGGAGTATAGAGGAGAAAGTCCGGGCCATCGAGAACGTGGACAGGGTGGCCGGTGCCATACGAGCAGAGTTTGATGGCATTATTGCGGTTCTCCCGGATCACCCGACACCGATCCGGATTAAAACGCATTCCCGTGAACCGGTGCCGTTCGTAGTGACAGGCAAAGGTACGGATTCCTGCACACAGTTCTCCGAGAAAGAGGCACAGTCGGGGATGCTTGGGACACGGAAGGCAACTGAGCTCCTCTCATTCCTCTTTGCATAA
- a CDS encoding ORC1-type DNA replication protein: MKKNLLMWDESLFRDPDVFEIDYIPEQFEFRDAQMRELAFQIKPGLRGGRPLNTICKGLPGSGKTTSIKKLFQEIEETTKKLVPVHVNCQMDNTKFAILSQIYKKLSGHLPPASGTSFKQVFDAVARMLQKEECVLLVALDDANYLLYENELNTVLYTLLRAHESYEGVRIGVIVIISDPDVDLSRAVDARVSSVLRPTEIYFPPYGNEEVREIMTARVMQGFFTGVLSDEMLNLVVEQTQKSGDLRVGIDLLKRAALNAERAARRSIERGDICGAYAVSKYLHLEYTLRTLKDEERRVLRELAAASAGGTEMNAGEVYKSIKEKVPLGYTRFYEIVKKMDAMRLVNLHYRDGKGRTRVITLRYEPARVLEYLL, encoded by the coding sequence ATGAAAAAGAACCTGCTGATGTGGGATGAATCCCTGTTCAGGGACCCCGATGTTTTTGAGATCGATTATATCCCCGAGCAGTTCGAGTTCCGTGATGCCCAGATGCGCGAACTCGCGTTCCAGATAAAGCCCGGACTCCGGGGCGGCCGTCCCCTCAATACGATCTGCAAGGGCCTGCCTGGTTCCGGCAAAACCACCAGTATCAAGAAACTTTTCCAGGAGATCGAGGAGACTACAAAGAAACTGGTACCGGTCCACGTCAACTGCCAGATGGACAATACCAAGTTTGCCATCCTCTCCCAGATATACAAGAAACTCTCGGGTCATCTCCCTCCTGCATCGGGAACGTCGTTCAAGCAGGTCTTTGATGCGGTGGCCCGCATGCTCCAGAAGGAGGAATGCGTGCTGCTGGTAGCCCTCGATGATGCCAATTACCTTCTCTACGAGAACGAGCTCAATACCGTACTGTATACCCTGCTCCGGGCACACGAATCCTACGAGGGTGTCAGGATCGGAGTGATCGTGATTATCAGCGACCCGGATGTGGACCTCTCGCGGGCAGTGGATGCACGGGTCTCCTCGGTCCTCCGCCCCACCGAGATCTATTTCCCGCCGTATGGTAATGAAGAAGTCCGGGAGATTATGACCGCCCGGGTGATGCAGGGTTTTTTCACCGGGGTCTTAAGCGACGAGATGCTCAATCTTGTCGTGGAGCAGACCCAGAAAAGCGGCGATCTACGGGTAGGAATCGATCTCCTCAAACGGGCTGCGCTCAATGCAGAGCGGGCCGCCCGGCGCAGCATCGAGCGGGGGGATATCTGCGGCGCATATGCGGTTTCGAAGTATCTCCACCTGGAATACACACTGCGGACCCTCAAAGACGAGGAGCGCAGGGTTCTCCGGGAGCTGGCCGCAGCAAGTGCCGGTGGTACCGAGATGAACGCCGGAGAAGTGTACAAGTCCATCAAGGAGAAGGTGCCGCTCGGGTATACCCGGTTCTACGAGATCGTAAAAAAGATGGATGCGATGCGGCTGGTCAATCTCCATTACCGCGACGGGAAGGGCCGGACCCGGGTGATCACGCTCCGGTACGAACCGGCCCGGGTGCTGGAATATCTTTTATAA
- the mch gene encoding methenyltetrahydromethanopterin cyclohydrolase produces MLSVNELALEIFDNLADLAEEFNAVYHELDNGARIVDCGVSTRGGYAAGRAFTEICMGGLGEVNFRMGQIKEFPQPFIDVNTDFPSIACLGAQKAGWTVKVGNYFAMGSGPARALSLKPKHTYEVIDYEDDYDCAVICLESDHLPNAEVMNKIAEECHVDVANTCAVVAPTSSIVGSIQVSGRCVETAIYKLNELGFDTRKIASAIGTAPIPPVRGAKRAMGVTNDATIYHGQIQLTMNAPEIKDYLEKIPSSKSKGYGKPFNDIFKEAGYDFYKIDTSLFSPAEVIINELSDGSVYRVGAVNTDVTLKSFGLQ; encoded by the coding sequence ATGTTAAGTGTTAACGAACTGGCACTTGAAATATTTGACAACCTCGCCGATCTGGCGGAGGAGTTCAACGCAGTATACCACGAGCTCGACAATGGCGCACGCATCGTTGACTGCGGAGTCAGCACACGGGGCGGGTATGCAGCAGGGCGGGCATTTACCGAGATCTGCATGGGCGGTCTTGGAGAGGTTAACTTCCGGATGGGACAGATCAAGGAGTTCCCCCAGCCGTTCATCGATGTAAATACCGATTTTCCCTCGATTGCCTGCCTCGGCGCACAGAAAGCCGGCTGGACGGTCAAGGTAGGGAACTATTTTGCGATGGGCAGCGGCCCGGCCCGGGCGCTCTCCCTCAAGCCCAAGCACACCTATGAAGTGATCGATTACGAAGACGACTATGACTGCGCTGTGATCTGCCTCGAATCCGATCACCTGCCAAACGCAGAAGTCATGAATAAGATCGCAGAGGAATGCCATGTGGATGTGGCAAACACCTGTGCCGTGGTTGCGCCGACTTCCTCGATTGTCGGCTCGATCCAGGTGTCGGGCCGCTGCGTGGAAACAGCGATCTACAAGTTAAACGAACTTGGCTTTGACACCCGGAAGATCGCATCCGCCATAGGCACAGCCCCAATCCCGCCGGTACGGGGCGCCAAGCGTGCGATGGGCGTGACAAACGATGCAACCATCTACCACGGCCAGATCCAGCTCACGATGAATGCGCCGGAGATCAAGGACTACCTTGAGAAGATCCCGAGCAGCAAATCCAAGGGCTACGGCAAGCCGTTCAACGACATCTTCAAGGAAGCAGGGTACGACTTCTACAAGATCGATACCTCGCTCTTCTCTCCCGCGGAAGTCATCATCAACGAACTTTCCGATGGCAGCGTCTACCGTGTGGGCGCGGTCAATACTGATGTGACCTTAAAGTCATTCGGGTTACAGTAA